In the Phenylobacterium soli genome, GATGCGCTCGGCGCTGGCCGCGAACTCGGCCAGGCGCATGGTCGGCGTCGCGCCGAGATAGGCGGCGGCCGCGCCGTCGGCGAAGTTCAGGTCGATCAGGCAGACCCGTTCCTTGCCCGGGCGCTCGGAGAGCGCGGTGGCGATCTCGACGGCGATGGTGGTGGCGCCCGCGCCGCCCACCGCGCCCGTCACCGCCCAGACGCGCGAGGCGCTGGCCGGGCCGGCGGGCGCGGCCGCTGCGGCGGCGAGGTTGGTCATCAGGCCGGTGATCGCCGCAGCCAGCTGGTCGGGCGAGAACGGCGCCTCGAGGATATCGGCGTGTTCCAGGCGCAGGAGGTTGCGCACCAGACCGGCGGGCAGGCTCTCGCCCACCATCAGGACAGGCGGCGGCGCCTTGGCGCCGGCCAGGGTCTTGACCGCGCCCGCGAGGGCGGCGGCCTCCCAGGCGTCGGCGTCGATCAGCACCAGGTCGCAGGCGGCCAGGCTCAGGCCCTCCAGGGCCTCGACGCCGGCGGAGGTGACTTCGGCCCCGGCCAGGGGCTCCGCGGCCAGCTCGGCGAGCGAGGCTCCCAGCGCCAGCACACGGCGCCCGGCGAGCCCGCCCGCGGGGCTCTGTCGGCCCTTGGATCCGAGCAGCGCCATCAGCGGGTTCCCTTCGTGGGCGCCAGGGGAGCCGAGACCGGCGCGGGGACGGCGGCGGCGAGCGGCGCAGGCGCCGGGGCCGGCACGGGAGCCGGAGCGGGCGCGGGCGGCGCCTTGCCGAGGTTGTCGCCGCGCAGGAGCATGTCGCGGACCGTGGGCTCGGTCGCGTTGACCGAGGCCGTCCGGGCCGCCGCGAAGTCGGCCGGCGTGGCCATCCGCGGGGTCA is a window encoding:
- a CDS encoding AAA family ATPase; the protein is MALLGSKGRQSPAGGLAGRRVLALGASLAELAAEPLAGAEVTSAGVEALEGLSLAACDLVLIDADAWEAAALAGAVKTLAGAKAPPPVLMVGESLPAGLVRNLLRLEHADILEAPFSPDQLAAAITGLMTNLAAAAAAPAGPASASRVWAVTGAVGGAGATTIAVEIATALSERPGKERVCLIDLNFADGAAAAYLGATPTMRLAEFAASAERIDQSVLQAFVTPISERFDLLAHPRDPGAFDLASREAVLRVLEIACETYDWVVLDMPRHRRAWTLDALAGSDEVVVISELTVPALLAARALSDEIEDGLGTGLKPRIVLNRLASRMFGPAPSMAEAERALQRKALAGISSDWEAAAASANLGGPIAQHRPKSKIVKDVQTLVEKLASEPARRDGPVTMKGAA